A stretch of DNA from Phaenicophaeus curvirostris isolate KB17595 chromosome 29, BPBGC_Pcur_1.0, whole genome shotgun sequence:
CATTTGTGCTGGTTAATTAATTAATTGGCTGGTGTTTACACAGGGCTTTGAAGTGGAAAAGTGCCACAGCGCTATCAGGGGGCTTTATCTGCTGAGCTGGTGACACAAAGCCCTgccaggggatttttttttttgggggggggggaagctaCTGTCTCATGGGAttgggggatggagggagcccTTCCAGCGGATTGGGGGTCTCCTCCCTGATCGGGGATGAGATTCCAGGCCTGGGGGGGATTCCAGGATTGGGGGgaaggggtgtggggggggggggcagagcccCCAGGGTTAGGTGGGGAGACAGCCAGGCTAAGCCCCAGGAGAttagtgggggggggggcactgggaatgcAGAATGAGAGGGATATGGAGAGAGGGGGACCCCACtgaggggggtcccagggcctCAGGGAGCTGGGATCACAGGGATGTGTGAACCTAAACATTTGGGATCACAGGGATGTGGGATATTGGGGGTGCAAGTTGGGagggggggcaggatggggggggagggaggtgggatcTCAGGTATTTGGGATCACGGGGTTGTGGGGCACAAGGGGtgcagggagcagagaaggggggagaagaaggagggggaggtgAGATTTCAGGGATTTGGGATCACAGGGATGTGTGACCTCAGacatttggggtttgggggggggacacacaacACCACAGGCGTTTTGAGGGGTGCAGTGTCCTAGGGGGGTGGGGCTCAAGGTATTTAGGGGGTGCAGGGTCTGggagggggattttggggttatAGGGACTGGGGAAGGATGGGACCCCCCAGCACTGGGGTCTAGGGGGGGTGCAGGGTCCTGGGAGGGGGGAATTcggggggggggaccccggcatttggggggtgcagggaccaGGGAGGCTGGGACCCAAGGTATTTAGACAGTgtagggtcctggggggggggggaccccagcatttggggtctgggggtgcagggtcgggggggttgggggaatCATGGGGGTGCACggtctggggtggggggagggatCCCCAGTATTTGAGGTCTAGGGGGgtgcagggtctgggggggagTGGGACCCCTGAaatttggggtctggggggccgGGACCCCCAGCATTTGAGGGGGTGCAGTGTCCCGGGGGGGCTGAGATCCAAGGTATTTAGAGGGTgcagggtcctggggggagaCACCCCCCAGCCTTTGGGGTCTCGGGGGTGCAGGGGCCTGGAGGCGGGGGGGAAtcctgggggtgcagggatcaggggggctgggacccaagGTATTTAGGGGGTGCAGGGccttggggcggggggggggctgtccccgccgccccggggccggTGTCCGGTCCCTCCCCGGTAGTGCGTTCggtcccgcccccccccccccactccccccccttccccggTCGCCACGGGGCCGCTGGTCTGGTCGCCATGGCCCCGGGCCTGCTCGCCACCTCCTGCCTGGCCTGCACGCTCGCCATGTTCGGCACCGGCCTGTGagcccggggtggggggtggaattggagggtctgggggtgcagggggggggcATAGGGGGGACATGGGAGGGTATAAGGGGCctggggggtgcaggagggcaataggagggtctgggggtgcaggggggggcaTTGGGGGGGAGGAATGGGGAGgtctggggggcagggggaatgggagggtctgggggtgcagggtgggcCATAGGGGGTCAGGGGGACatgggagggtctgggggtgcaAGGAGGGAATAGGAGGTTCTGGGGGTGCAAGGGAGCTATAGGGGTGCGGGGGTGGGaataggagggtctgggggtgcagggggggaaTGGGAgagtctgggggtgcagggggggccATAGGGGGCCGAGGGGGAGGGAatgggagggtctgggggcacaggggagctataggggggcagggggacatGGGAGGATCTGGGGGTGCAAGGGGACAATAGGAGGGTctaggggtgcaggggggctataggggggcagggggtgggaatAGGAGTgtctggggtgcagggggggaatgggagggtctgggggttagggggggccatggggggcggggagggaacTGGAGAgtctggggggcaggaggggctaTAGGTGGGCATGGGAGGGTCTAGGGGGGctaagggggggggggaatgggagggtctgggggtgcaggggggccaTAGGTGGATGAGGGTGGAATAGGAGGATCTAGAGGCGCAAGAGGGGCCTTAGGTgtgcagggaggggggaaataggCGAGTCTAGGGGTGCTCCAAGTGTAGGGGAGGCCTTGGAGTATTGAGTTTGCGTTTTAGGGGAGCACTCGTAGCCCCCCCCTCAGTGGCACCAGACACCCAAGAGGCTGCTCCCCTCCGCTCTCCCCAGGTCCGACCTGCGCCAGATGTTGACGACCAAGAGCGTGGAGAACATCCAGTTCCTGCCCTTCCTCACCACTGATGTCAAGTACGACGGGGTTGAGCCCAGGGGTGGTTCAATGTGAGGGGGTTCCATGAGCGTGGAGAGAGCAGAAGCTCCCCCAGACCATGGTAGCTCCTGTGTTTGCCCTGCAGCAACCTCAGCTGGCTGGGCTACGGCTGCTTGAAGGAGGACTGGACGCTCATCACCGTCAATGCCATcggagcagccctgcagagcctctACATCCTGGCGTTCCTCTACTACAGCCCCATCAAGGTGGGGGGCGACCAAGTTGGGGTGAtggagggggcaggggggacTCTAGAACCATAAAATGTCTTGAGTTCTCCTTGAATACTGCGTTCAGTTGAACAGAGGGGGTTGagttcccttccctggaggggtttaagggccgggtggacgaggtgctgagggacatgggttagtgattgatgggaatggttggactccatgatccggtaggtcttttcctacctggtgattctatgattctatgagttagAAGTGACCCCcaaaggatcatcgagtccaactcctgtccctgcacaggacaccccaacctTCACCTCGGGTGTCCtagggtgttggccaaatgcttctggaatgttGTCAGTCTTGGGGCCTTGAGTGTGTCCCTggggagtgagtccagaggaggccacggagatggtCTGAGCACCTCCCagctgaggacaggctgagggagaagagaaggctctggggagaccttagagcagcttccagtatggaaaggggctccaggaaagctggggaggggctctggatcagggagttcAGGGAGAAGATGAGTgggatggttttgagctgcaaggaAGGAGAccgagatgagatcttggggagaaatgttttgctgtgagggtggggaggccctggcccaggttgcccagagcaggggtggctgccccatccctggaggggttcaaggccaggttggacggggcttggagcccctgatgcagtgggaggttgGGAATGGAtggcctttgaggtcccttccaacccaacccaatccATGATTCCGTTCTAGTGCTTCACTACCCTCTGgctgaagaacctttccctaatgtccaacctTTCCCTCCTCTGGCCCATCTTCCTGCCGTTGCCTCGGGACCCTGGTGCTCACCATCCCCTCCTCTCCGCCCCAGcgccctgtgctgctgcagaccctgctgctcctggccGTGTTGGCCACCGGTTACGGCTACTTCACCCTCGGCATTGCTGATGCCCAAACGCGCCTGGCACGCCTGGGGCTCTTCTGCAGTGTCTTCACCATCACCATGTACCTCTCGCCGCTGGCCGACCTGgtgcgtggggctggggggctgcagcagcatccGGGCTGCCAAGCCCAGGACCAGCCTGACGTTAGGTTCCGCAGGCCAAGATTGTCCGGACTAAGTCGACGCGCTGCCTGTCCTTCCCCCTGACCGTCACCACCTTCCTGGCCTCCACCAGCTGGACGCTCTACGGCCTGCAGCTCCGGGACCTCTACATCATGGTGAGTTGGGGTGGCTGAGGGCTGCTCTCCCTTcacttcccatcccatcccatcccatcccatcccatcccatcccatcccatcccatcccatcccatcccatcccatcccatcatctccacctccacctccatctccatcatctctaGCTCTTCCATCCCATCACATCCTTGTCCCATTCCATCCCtgtcccaccccatcccatcccatcatctccatctccatcatctccagctcttccatcccatcccatcccatcccatcccatcccatcccatcccatcccatcccatcccatcccatcccatcccatcatctccacctccatctccatcatctccagctcttccatcccatcccatcccatcccatccccatcccatcccatcccatccccatcccgttcccatcccatcccgttcccatcccatcccatcgcatcccatcatctccacctccatctccatcatctccagctCTTCCATCCCATCACATCCCGTTCACATCCCATCATCTctacctccacctccatctccatcatctccagctcttccatcccatcccatcccatcccatcccatcccatcccatcccatcccatcccatcccatcccatctctccTGGTGCCATTCAGCTAGGCAGTTGGCACCGGGCCGGTCCCCGTCGGGCGTCATCTGTGTCACACAGCAGAGCCCGTGACTAGGCTCGGCGAGATGAGTattgattttaattaattagATGGGATCGGGCCAATAAATCTCCCCCGGCAacgtggggctgctggagcggCGGTGGGGGGAGGGCGGCAGTGCCGTGAGCCAAGCAGATCCATCCGCTCCCCCCCAACCTCGTGTCCTCCCGCAGGTCCCCAACGTGCCAGGGGTCGTCACCAGCGTGGTGAGGTTCTGGCTCTTCTGGTGGTACCCACCGGGCCAGGACAAGCCCTACCGAGCCCTTCCGGCTTGAGGGACCCCATGGAAGGAGCTCACGTCCTCCAGAATGATGAAGGATCCCCCCAAGTTCTCCCTTTGCCTGGCTGGACTGGCCGCAGCCACCGAGCTGTGGTGACAACGCAGCGTTGTTGTCCCCCTTGGCCGAGGCCGCCTGCTCCCGGCAGGACCGGGACCCCAGGAAGGGGCTTCACCCTCACTGTTGTCCCTCCAGCCCTTGGGGATGGGTGGTTTGGTCTCAGCGATGCCTTTGAGGTGCTCAGAGCTCTCTGTGTCCCGGTTCCTGGAGACCCCTGGATGATCTTGCGTACCCACGGCTCTGCCCCAGCGCCACGCGGGGCTGCCGGGAAGCCCCGTGTTCTCTTTTGTATGAATTGAAGTGCCTTTTAATAAATCAGAGACTCTTCTGGTGtccaagctgagtggtgaagTCCCCTTGAGGGATGGCGTGGGACCCAGAGGgagctggacaggctggaggagtTGGGCTCtgagaacctcaggaggttcaacaaggccaaacaCAAAGTCCTGCTCGGTTTCCATACAGGATaggggatgaagggatggagagcagccccgaggagaaggacttggggtgctggaggctgagaagctccacatgaagCTCCAcatgcagcccagaaaccaactgtgtcctgggttGTGTCCAGAGCTGtggggccagcagggcgagggagaagattctgcccctctgctctggtgagacccacctggagctctgggtccagttctggagtcctcagcccaggaaggacatggagctgttggagtgagacCAGAGGAGGCAACGGAGATGATACGAGgtctggagaacctcccatagaaggctgagagagttggggttgttcaggctggagaagagaaggctctggggagaccttagagcagcttccagtgctgaaaggggctccaggaaagctggggaggggctctggatcagggagctcAGGGAtcggatgaggggaatggttttgagctgtaagaggggaggttgaggtgagatcttggggagaaatgttctcctgtgaggttaGGGAGggtctggcccaggttgcccagagcagaggtggctgccccgtccctggaggggttcaaggccaggttggatcaggggctccaagcccctgatccagtgggaggtgtccctgcccatggcaggggtgggactggatgggctttgaggtc
This window harbors:
- the SLC50A1 gene encoding sugar transporter SWEET1 isoform X1, which codes for MAPGLLATSCLACTLAMFGTGLSDLRQMLTTKSVENIQFLPFLTTDVNNLSWLGYGCLKEDWTLITVNAIGAALQSLYILAFLYYSPIKRPVLLQTLLLLAVLATGYGYFTLGIADAQTRLARLGLFCSVFTITMYLSPLADLAKIVRTKSTRCLSFPLTVTTFLASTSWTLYGLQLRDLYIMVPNVPGVVTSVVRFWLFWWYPPGQDKPYRALPA
- the SLC50A1 gene encoding sugar transporter SWEET1 isoform X2; this translates as MAPGLLATSCLACTLAMFGTGLSDLRQMLTTKSVENIQFLPFLTTDVNNLSWLGYGCLKEDWTLITVNAIGAALQSLYILAFLYYSPIKRPVLLQTLLLLAVLATGYGYFTLGIADAQTRLARLGLFCSVFTITMYLSPLADLAKIVRTKSTRCLSFPLTVTTFLASTSWTLYGLQLRDLYIMLGSWHRAGPRRASSVSHSRARD